From the genome of Nitrospirota bacterium:
TAACCTGATTAAATACGGACGAAACCCCAAGACCCCCGTAGCAATAATCAGATGGGGAACAATGAGCGATCAGGAGACCGTTGTCGGAGCCCTCGATAACATAGTTGAACTCGCAAAAAAGAAAAACATAAAACCACCTGCCATTACGGTAGTTGGTGATGTCGTTAGTTTGAGAGAAAGACTCAACTGGTTTGAGAGTAAGCCCCTCTTTGGGAAAAGGATAATAGTCACGAGGGCAAGGGAGCAGGCGAGTGGATTATCAGAGATACTTGAGTCATATGGGGCAGAGGTTATTGAGTTTCCCACAATAGAGATAATACCACCTGAAGACTGGGATGATCTGGATAGAGCAATTGACGAGATAGAGAAGTATGACTGGCTTATCTTTACAAGTGTTAATGGGGTAAGGTTCTTTATTGAAAGATTAAAGGAGAAAAGAAAGGACGCAAGATCGCTTAAGGGGTTAAAACTCTGTGCCATAGGTCCAAAGACAGCAGAGATGATGGAAGGATTTGGCTTAAGACCTGATTTTGTGCCATCAGAATACAGAGCAGAAGGGTTCATCGAAGGTATTGGTGGAGAATCTATTAGTGGTAAAAAGATACTCCTTCCACGGGCAGAGGTTGCAAGGGAGGTCCTCCCTGATGAACTATCAAAGATGGGCGCTGATGTAGATGTAGTTATAGCCTATAGAACTGTGAAGCCTACAGGTGATATCGAGAAGGTAAAGACGATGCTCAGGGAAAAGAAGATAGCCGCCATTACATTTACAAGTTCCTCAACTGTGAAGAATTTTGTTGAGATGATAGGTGGTGATACAGGACTTCTCGAGGGTGTCGTAGTTGCATCAATAGGACCTGTCACCACAAAGACCGTCACTGAGTATGGCATCAAAGCAGATGTTATGCCAGAGGAATATACAATAAACGCACTTGCTGAGGCATTAATGGACTACTTTAAGTAGCACCTCCAGCCCTTCTTCTACGGTCTCTATCCCGGTTATCTCTATAGGGACATCTGCTACCAACTTTCTTGCATTTCCTGCAGGGATGACAGCCCTCTTAAATCCGAGTTTTGATGCCTCTTTTATTCGTGGCTCTGCCTGACCTATCGCCCTCACTTCACCAGTAAGCCCTACCTCTCCAAATACCACAGTCTTTGGGTCTACAGGTATCTCTTTGAGGCTCGATGCCACAGCAGTTATAATCCCTAAGTCAACCGCTGGTTCATCCAGTCTTATGCCCCCTACCACATTCACATAGACATCATTTGTTTGAAAAGGCATACCGATCCTTTTTTCAAGTACAGCAAGGAGAAGCGATACCCTATTGTAGTCAACACCTATGGCTGTTCTCCGCGGAACACCGAAATTGATTGGGCTCACAAGTGCCTGAAGTTCAACGAGGAGTGGTCTTGTGCCTTCCATGCTTGATACAACCACAGAACCTGTTGCACCAATCGGTCTCTCCGAGAGAAATATCTCTGAGGGATTTTCTACTTCGACAAGCCCAGAATCCTTCATCTCAAATACCCCTATTTCATTTGTTGAACCAAATCTGTTTTTCACCGCCCTGAGTATCCTGAAGGAATGACCCTTTTCACCTTCAAAATAGAGGACTGTATCCACTATGTGCT
Proteins encoded in this window:
- the cobA gene encoding uroporphyrinogen-III C-methyltransferase encodes the protein YDYLANEKLISYARKDAEIIYVGKKGGAHTLPQDKINELIISKAKEGRIVIRLKGGDPFIFGRGGEEAEELADAGIPFEVIPGVTSAIAVPAYAGIPLTHRDFTTTVAFVTGHEDPTKEDSNIAWDKLATGIGTIVFLMGVGNLPLIVGNLIKYGRNPKTPVAIIRWGTMSDQETVVGALDNIVELAKKKNIKPPAITVVGDVVSLRERLNWFESKPLFGKRIIVTRAREQASGLSEILESYGAEVIEFPTIEIIPPEDWDDLDRAIDEIEKYDWLIFTSVNGVRFFIERLKEKRKDARSLKGLKLCAIGPKTAEMMEGFGLRPDFVPSEYRAEGFIEGIGGESISGKKILLPRAEVAREVLPDELSKMGADVDVVIAYRTVKPTGDIEKVKTMLREKKIAAITFTSSSTVKNFVEMIGGDTGLLEGVVVASIGPVTTKTVTEYGIKADVMPEEYTINALAEALMDYFK
- a CDS encoding magnesium chelatase domain-containing protein codes for the protein AGRLMVFAKKSGIPVFIIGHVTKDGSIAGPRVLEHIVDTVLYFEGEKGHSFRILRAVKNRFGSTNEIGVFEMKDSGLVEVENPSEIFLSERPIGATGSVVVSSMEGTRPLLVELQALVSPINFGVPRRTAIGVDYNRVSLLLAVLEKRIGMPFQTNDVYVNVVGGIRLDEPAVDLGIITAVASSLKEIPVDPKTVVFGEVGLTGEVRAIGQAEPRIKEASKLGFKRAVIPAGNARKLVADVPIEITGIETVEEGLEVLLKVVH